In Arthrobacter citreus, a single genomic region encodes these proteins:
- a CDS encoding AMP-binding protein, whose product MANITETYKKYATLSPDKIAIHTSNQQISYKKWNLLINQTANWLHGQLNTKTIGILLPNGIPFLQMFAGACKAGWIAVPFDMKWNLADLEKRVKLSKPSIIVTSKEIYAKFHSIIPNMKVLDECLQEIANFNTFSSIELEEDLPFYVGFTSGTTGSPKAFMRSQNSWVASFDCNRFDFGLDESDVTLIPGALIHSHFLYGAVSSLYLGGTVFLLEKFSAINLLSMMNDLPISTIYVVPTMIEALVREGIQVNKAMKILSSGAKWTEKSKIEFCQLFPGMSIFEFFGASELSFITVLSDFDGVLKAKTVGKPCYGVEIEIRRQNQELAKTNETGKIYVRSKYLINGYFEENENIVQSIQDEDGWATVHDMGFIDEDGFLTINGREKNMILYGGINIFPEEIEKVISLHPEVEEIAVIGLSDPYWGQIVAAVIKGKCNSFELKKFCKTYLSSYKIPRKWFFKDEMPYTTSGKIARAELIKQIEMQVTKN is encoded by the coding sequence ATGGCAAATATTACAGAAACCTATAAGAAATACGCTACATTATCGCCTGACAAAATTGCGATACATACTAGTAATCAACAAATCAGTTATAAAAAATGGAATTTATTAATCAACCAAACTGCTAATTGGCTTCATGGTCAATTAAATACGAAAACGATTGGAATCCTTTTACCAAATGGGATTCCCTTCTTACAAATGTTTGCAGGTGCTTGTAAAGCAGGATGGATTGCTGTTCCATTTGATATGAAATGGAATTTAGCAGATTTAGAAAAAAGAGTAAAGCTTTCTAAACCTTCAATCATTGTTACATCTAAAGAGATTTATGCTAAGTTTCATTCGATCATTCCTAATATGAAGGTATTGGATGAATGCTTACAAGAAATCGCAAATTTTAATACTTTTTCTTCTATTGAGCTAGAAGAGGATTTACCTTTCTATGTGGGATTTACTTCTGGAACGACTGGGAGTCCAAAAGCGTTTATGCGCTCTCAAAATTCATGGGTTGCTAGTTTTGATTGTAATCGCTTTGACTTTGGACTTGATGAATCTGATGTAACGCTTATACCTGGGGCTTTAATTCATTCACACTTTCTTTATGGTGCTGTTAGTAGTTTATATTTGGGTGGAACAGTTTTTCTATTAGAAAAGTTTTCAGCAATTAATTTACTTTCAATGATGAATGATTTACCTATTTCTACTATATACGTTGTTCCGACAATGATTGAAGCGTTAGTTAGAGAAGGAATTCAAGTTAATAAAGCAATGAAAATTCTTTCATCAGGTGCAAAATGGACTGAAAAATCTAAAATAGAGTTCTGTCAATTGTTTCCGGGGATGTCGATATTTGAATTTTTTGGTGCTAGTGAATTAAGCTTCATAACTGTTTTATCTGATTTTGATGGAGTGTTGAAAGCAAAAACGGTTGGAAAACCTTGCTATGGTGTGGAAATAGAAATTCGTCGACAAAACCAAGAGCTCGCAAAAACAAATGAAACCGGAAAAATATATGTGAGAAGTAAATATTTAATCAATGGGTACTTTGAAGAAAATGAAAATATAGTTCAATCAATTCAGGACGAAGATGGCTGGGCTACTGTTCATGATATGGGCTTTATTGATGAAGATGGTTTTTTAACAATTAACGGACGAGAAAAAAATATGATTTTATATGGTGGTATTAATATTTTTCCAGAAGAGATTGAAAAAGTCATTTCTCTTCATCCTGAGGTTGAAGAAATTGCTGTTATTGGACTTTCAGATCCATATTGGGGGCAAATTGTGGCTGCTGTCATTAAAGGGAAATGTAATTCTTTTGAGTTGAAGAAGTTTTGTAAGACTTATTTATCTTCTTATAAAATCCCACGAAAATGGTTTTTTAAAGATGAAATGCCTTATACAACTAGCGGAAAAATTGCACGTGCTGAATTAATTAAACAAATAGAAATGCAGGTGACTAAAAATTAA
- a CDS encoding acetyl-CoA C-acyltransferase: MNRAVIVKAKRTPIGKIGGILQEYQPHELAAPLLKHLAKGLEEKINDIILGNVVGPGGNVARVSALEAALPLSVPGMTIDRQCSAGLEAIRMACYLIQGGAGNCYIAGGVESTSNSPFPSRARFAPDKIGDPDMGLAAENVAEKFCISKETQDQYALLSYTRSWESYKKKFFTDEILPVGGHTQDEVFFKERKMKDLLHRAKPVFKKNGTVTAANSCGIHDGAAAVLIMEENEAINCGLKPILRFKDSEVSGIHPNYPGAAPIPAIQGLLNRNNLTIADIDLIEINEAFASKIIACSNELSIPFDKLNICGGALSIGHPYGASGSIMITRLFYEVQRRKNLETNYVLAGIGSGGGIGIAVLFEVVN; the protein is encoded by the coding sequence ATTAATAGAGCAGTAATTGTCAAAGCAAAACGAACACCTATTGGAAAAATTGGTGGGATATTACAAGAATATCAACCTCACGAGCTTGCCGCTCCATTACTTAAGCATCTGGCAAAAGGATTGGAAGAGAAGATTAATGACATTATTTTAGGAAATGTAGTCGGTCCGGGTGGAAATGTCGCTAGAGTTTCTGCATTAGAAGCTGCTCTCCCCCTTTCTGTTCCAGGTATGACTATTGATCGTCAATGTAGTGCCGGGTTAGAAGCAATTCGGATGGCTTGTTACTTAATTCAAGGTGGCGCTGGAAATTGCTATATTGCTGGAGGTGTTGAAAGCACTAGCAACTCTCCTTTCCCTTCTAGGGCAAGATTCGCTCCTGATAAAATTGGTGATCCCGATATGGGTTTAGCAGCGGAAAATGTGGCTGAAAAATTCTGTATTTCAAAGGAAACTCAAGATCAATATGCTCTATTAAGTTATACACGAAGTTGGGAATCTTACAAAAAAAAATTCTTTACTGATGAGATTCTTCCAGTTGGTGGACATACTCAAGATGAAGTATTTTTCAAAGAAAGAAAAATGAAAGACTTACTTCATAGAGCAAAGCCTGTGTTTAAAAAGAACGGTACCGTGACAGCTGCTAACAGTTGCGGAATACATGATGGTGCGGCCGCAGTTTTAATAATGGAAGAAAATGAAGCAATTAACTGTGGATTAAAGCCTATTTTACGCTTTAAAGATAGCGAAGTCTCTGGTATTCACCCTAATTATCCCGGTGCTGCGCCTATTCCAGCAATTCAGGGTTTGTTAAATAGAAATAATTTAACAATTGCAGATATTGATTTAATTGAAATAAATGAAGCTTTTGCTTCAAAAATTATTGCCTGCTCTAATGAACTATCCATACCATTTGACAAGTTAAATATTTGTGGGGGTGCATTATCAATCGGACACCCTTACGGAGCTTCTGGAAGTATCATGATCACTAGACTTTTCTATGAAGTACAACGTAGAAAGAATTTAGAAACTAACTATGTATTGGCAGGCATTGGAAGTGGCGGAGGAATCGGAATCGCTGTTTTATTCGAAGTAGTGAATTAA
- a CDS encoding GrpB family protein, whose product MDFDLPKINHSRIEIQEYNEQWPKNFSALKQVLNSCLESLINDIEHVGSTSVKGLAAKPILDIDVVIADYSNFPKVIKKLEGIGYIHQENWSYKGREAFGRMNCSVPWDGKNTNWMEHHLYVCHKDSEELKKHISFRNYLRCNAGAIIEYEQLKKELAKNTKDRSEYTAGKSNFINKILTKYNESSVSHGK is encoded by the coding sequence ATGGATTTTGATCTTCCAAAAATAAATCACTCCAGAATTGAAATACAAGAATATAATGAGCAATGGCCAAAAAATTTTTCAGCCTTAAAGCAAGTTTTAAATAGTTGCCTAGAGTCACTAATTAATGATATAGAACATGTTGGTAGTACTTCAGTTAAGGGGCTTGCAGCAAAACCAATCCTAGATATTGATGTTGTCATAGCAGACTATAGTAATTTCCCTAAAGTGATAAAAAAACTTGAAGGAATAGGCTATATACACCAAGAAAATTGGAGCTATAAAGGTAGAGAAGCCTTCGGTAGAATGAACTGTTCTGTACCTTGGGATGGGAAAAATACGAATTGGATGGAACATCATCTATATGTTTGTCATAAAGACAGCGAGGAATTAAAAAAACATATTTCATTTCGAAATTACCTTAGATGTAATGCGGGGGCTATTATTGAGTATGAACAGTTAAAGAAAGAGCTAGCAAAAAATACAAAAGACCGCTCAGAATATACTGCAGGTAAAAGTAATTTTATCAATAAAATTTTAACTAAATACAACGAATCATCCGTGTCACACGGGAAATAA
- a CDS encoding DNA topology modulation protein, translated as MRKIVIIGSGGAGKSTFARQLGKKLSINVFHLDSLLWKPNWEVVPKMDQIKIQNELIKKEEWIIDGNYGGTMDLRISAADTIIFLDMPRLVCIYRALKRFIQYKNKTRPDMREGCEEKFDLQFLKWIWFYPKTKKPLILNRLQKVSGGKDVVILKSSREVKRFIKES; from the coding sequence ATGAGGAAAATCGTCATCATTGGTTCAGGCGGCGCGGGAAAATCTACTTTTGCTAGACAATTAGGAAAAAAGTTAAGCATAAATGTTTTTCATTTAGACTCTTTACTATGGAAACCAAATTGGGAAGTAGTACCGAAAATGGACCAGATTAAAATACAAAATGAACTAATTAAAAAAGAAGAATGGATCATAGACGGTAATTATGGAGGCACGATGGACTTAAGAATAAGTGCAGCTGATACAATTATTTTTCTAGATATGCCAAGATTAGTTTGCATTTATCGAGCATTGAAAAGATTCATTCAATATAAAAACAAAACAAGACCGGATATGAGAGAAGGTTGCGAAGAGAAATTTGATTTACAATTTTTGAAATGGATCTGGTTTTATCCGAAGACAAAGAAACCATTAATATTGAATAGACTTCAAAAAGTATCAGGTGGTAAAGATGTAGTTATACTAAAATCTTCAAGAGAAGTTAAGAGATTTATAAAGGAAAGTTAA
- a CDS encoding biotin transporter BioY encodes MKIKEITFVAMFAAVMGVLGQVPPIMLSFTPVPITLQTLGVILTGGVLGARLGALSQTVFLLLVAVGMPLLSGGRGGLSVFAGPSVGYLISWPITAFVLGYLLSRFKTLKLKHVLLINLTVGILLIYLIGIPIQAVIMGIPVATAVKLSLVYIPGDVLKAILASILVFKLRQHPVFSRSLTTNYSNQSSKNM; translated from the coding sequence ATGAAGATTAAAGAAATTACATTTGTAGCAATGTTTGCAGCAGTTATGGGAGTCCTTGGACAAGTGCCTCCAATTATGTTATCCTTTACACCAGTTCCTATTACATTACAAACACTAGGCGTTATTCTTACTGGTGGAGTGTTAGGAGCAAGATTAGGTGCACTTAGCCAAACAGTATTTTTATTACTTGTAGCCGTTGGTATGCCCCTTTTATCAGGTGGACGCGGTGGATTAAGTGTATTTGCAGGACCAAGTGTTGGCTATTTGATTTCTTGGCCAATTACAGCTTTTGTTCTTGGTTATTTATTATCTCGTTTTAAAACGTTAAAATTAAAACATGTTCTACTCATTAATTTAACGGTTGGAATTCTATTAATCTATTTAATCGGTATTCCGATACAAGCTGTCATTATGGGTATTCCTGTAGCTACTGCTGTTAAACTAAGTTTAGTTTACATACCTGGAGATGTTTTAAAAGCGATCCTTGCTTCAATTTTAGTATTCAAACTTAGACAACATCCAGTATTTTCACGTTCATTGACAACAAATTATTCAAACCAATCATCAAAAAATATGTAA